The following proteins are co-located in the Desulfurococcus amylolyticus Z-533 genome:
- a CDS encoding transcription initiation factor IIB, producing the protein MGVLTMFIDSTASSPESSMDSESKKPKCPQDKIVYDTTHGEYVCHDTGEVIEEKVIDERPEWRAFTSEERGRRARTGGPVTATVHDMGFTTTIDYTDRDAAGRRLTEKKHELVKLRKWQARTRITTSVERNLAQAMNELDRLSDILNLPSYVKEEAARIYRNAVEKGIVRGRSIESIIAATIYLACREMKVPRSLDEITRHTRVNRKEIARCYRLLLRELRIKVTTTDPVDYVPRIVHGLGLPGQAVKIAIEIINKAKEQGVTGGKDPAGLAAAAVYIAAEQLGEKRTQKEIAHVAGVTEVTVRNRYKELAKILGLEYE; encoded by the coding sequence ATGGGTGTTTTAACAATGTTTATAGATTCCACTGCATCATCTCCTGAGTCATCCATGGATAGTGAGTCAAAGAAGCCTAAGTGTCCTCAGGACAAGATAGTATATGATACAACACACGGGGAATACGTGTGCCACGACACCGGCGAGGTAATAGAGGAGAAAGTGATAGATGAGAGGCCTGAATGGAGGGCTTTTACATCAGAGGAGAGGGGTAGACGCGCGAGGACAGGTGGCCCGGTCACAGCTACAGTCCATGACATGGGGTTTACGACAACGATTGATTACACAGATAGGGATGCGGCGGGTAGAAGACTGACAGAGAAAAAACATGAGCTGGTTAAGCTAAGGAAGTGGCAGGCAAGAACGAGGATAACAACTAGTGTTGAAAGGAACCTAGCACAAGCAATGAACGAGCTGGATCGGTTATCAGATATATTGAATCTGCCCTCGTACGTTAAGGAAGAGGCAGCTAGAATATATCGTAATGCAGTTGAAAAAGGAATAGTTAGAGGCAGAAGTATTGAGAGTATAATAGCCGCTACAATATATCTTGCATGCAGAGAAATGAAGGTACCACGTTCACTTGATGAGATAACAAGACATACCAGGGTGAACAGGAAGGAGATAGCCAGATGCTATAGGCTCCTATTAAGGGAGCTACGTATAAAAGTTACTACAACCGATCCAGTGGACTACGTCCCTAGGATTGTACATGGATTAGGGCTTCCCGGACAAGCAGTTAAAATAGCTATCGAGATAATTAATAAGGCGAAGGAACAAGGTGTCACGGGTGGAAAGGACCCAGCCGGATTAGCAGCTGCAGCAGTATACATCGCTGCTGAACAGCTGGGAGAGAAGAGAACTCAGAAAGAGATAGCACATGTGGCAGGGGTGACAGAGGTAACTGTAAGGAACAGGTATAAGGAACTCGCGAAAATACTCGGACTAGAGTATGAATAA